The following proteins are co-located in the Doryrhamphus excisus isolate RoL2022-K1 chromosome 15, RoL_Dexc_1.0, whole genome shotgun sequence genome:
- the LOC131102833 gene encoding myosin heavy chain, fast skeletal muscle-like isoform X3, with the protein MGIFSILEEECMFPKSTDASFKNKLYDQHLGKNSCFLKPKVVKGKPEAHFSLMHYAGTVDYNISGWLEKNKDPLNESVVQLYQKSPVKILAMLYVSFSASDDAPSGGAKKVAKKKGASFQTVSALFRENLGKLMTNLRTTHPHFVRCLIPNETKTPGIMEHHLVIHQLRCNGVLEGIRICRKGFPSRILYGDFKQRYRILNASAVPEGQFMDNKKAAEKLLGSIDVDHTQYKFGHTKVFFKAGLLGALEEMRDERLAQIVMSTQARCRGHLIRVEYQKMMARKEAIFTIQYNFRSFMKVKHWPWMKLYFKLKPLLKSAEAEKEMAQMKVDFTKLKEDLAKSENRRKEMEEKMVSVVQERNDLLLQVQAEADNLLDAEERCEGLIKSKIQLEAKLNEVMERLEDEEEMNAELTAKKRKLEDECSELKRDIDDLELTLAKVEKEKHAVENKVKNLTDEIMSQDDAISRLSKEKKALQEAHQATLDDLQAEEQKVNILSKAKAKLEQQVDELEGSLEHEKKVRMDQERARRKLEGDLKLALDSIMDLENEKQQLDEKLKKKDLEATQLQTKVEDEQTLGSQIQKKIKEILARTEELEEEMEVERATRAKVEKQRSDLSRELEDITERLEEAGASTAAQVEVNKKQEAEFLKLRRELEERSLQHEATSAALRKKHADSAAELGEQLDSVQRVRQKLDKEKSELRLEMDDLLSNLEGVAKAKVHLEKMCRSFEDQLSEVKAKEEQQQRLMSDLSGQNTRLQTENVEMSHQLEEKEALLSQLSRGKQGFLQQIEELRRLHEEEVKAKMALAHSLQSSQHDGELLREQLEEEQEARAELHRCLSKANSDVAQWRTKYETDAIQRNEELEEAKKKLALRLQEAEEAMEAVNSKCSSLEKTKQRLQGEVEDLMMEVERSNATATTLDKKQRHFDKVVAEWKQKYEEGQAELESALKDVRSLGTENFKMRNTLEECLEHVETLKRENKNLQQEILDLTEQLGEMGKNIHELEKSKKQAEQEKLEAQTSLEEAEVSRCCPQPCPSLLLVTTIVSVQASLEHEESKILRVQLELNQVKSEVDKKIAEKDEELEQMKRNSQRMIDILQSNLDAEVRSRNDTFRVRKKMEGDLNEMEIQLSHATRQAAEGQKQLRNVQVQLKVSNVPTLGPHSQSALCAPTQEVQVQLDDVLRSKEDMNEQVAMAERRSNLLLSEMEEVRAALEQTERSRKLAEQELLDAGERVQLLHSQNTSLLNSRKKLEADLSHVQGEVEDSVQTAQNAEEKAKKAITDAAMMAEELKKEQDTSAHLERMKKNLETTVKDLQQRLDEAENMALKGGKKQLQKLEARVRELESELEVEQKHASDAVKGSRKLERKMKDLTYQSDEDRKTSMRLQELVDKLQLKVKAYKRQAEEAEEQANAHLTKLRKVQHELEEAEERADIAESQVNKMKVKSRDMAKVRRLRRTGRFYTRAG; encoded by the exons ATGGGCATCTTCTCCATCCTGGAGGAGGAGTGTATGTTCCCAAAATCCACAGACGCGTCCTTCAAGAACAAACTCTACGACCAACATCTGGGCAAGAACAGCTGCTTCCTGAAACCCAAAGTGGTCAAAGGCAAGCCAGAAGCTCACTTCTCTCTGATGCACTACGCTGGCACGGTGGACTACAACATCAGCGGCTGGCTGGAGAAGAACAAGGACCCGCTGAACGAGTCCGTGGTGCAGCTGTACCAGAAGTCGCCGGTGAAGATCCTAGCGATGCTTTACGTCAGCTTTTCCGCCTCAGATG ATGCACCTTCTGGAGGAGCCAAGAAGGTGGCGAAGAAGAAGGGAGCATCTTTCCAAACTGTGTCAGCGCTGTTCAGG GAGAATCTTGGGAAGCTCATGACCAACCTGAGGACCACGCACCCCCACTTTGTGAGATGCCTCATTCCGAATGAAACTAAAACTCCAG GCATTATGGAACACCACCTGGTCATCCACCAGCTGCGCTGCAACGGCGTTCTTGAAGGCATCCGCATCTGCAGGAAAGGATTCCCCAGCAGGATCTTGTATGGAGACTTCAAGCAGAG ATACAGGATCCTAAATGCCAGCGCCGTCCCGGAGGGACAGTTCATGGACAACAAGAAGGCTGCGGAGAAGCTTCTGGGCTCCATCGATGTGGACCACACGCAGTACAAGTTTGGGCACACAAAG GTGTTTTTCAAAGCCGGCCTGCTGGGTGCTCTGGAGGAGATGAGGGATGAGCGCTTGGCTCAGATTGTGATGTCCACTCAGGCACGGTGCCGAGGGCACCTGATCCGGGTGGAATACCAGAAGATGATGGCCAGGAA GGAGGCCATCTTCACCATCCAGTACAACTTCCGTTCCTTCATGAAGGTCAAACACTGGCCGTGGATGAAGCTCTACTTTAAGCTCAAACCTCTGCTGAAGAGCGCCGAGGCCGAGAAGGAGATGGCCCAAATGAAGGTGGACTTCACCAAGCTCAAAGAAGATCTCGCCAAGTCGGAAAACCGGCGGAAGGAGATGGAAGAGAAAATGGTCTCTGTTGTTCAAGAAAGGAACGACCTTCTCCTCCAGGTCCAGGCA GAGGCGGACAACCTGTTGGATGCTGAGGAGCGATGTGAGGGACTCATCAAGAGCAAGATCCAACTGGAGGCCAAGTTGAATGAGGTGATGGAGAGgctggaggacgaggaggagatgAACGCCGAGCTGACGGCCAAGAAGCGAAAGCTTGAAGATGAGTGCTCTGAGCTGAAGAGGGACATCGATGACCTGGAACTCACCTTGGCCAAGGTTGAGAAGGAGAAACATGCTGTGGAAAACAAG GTGAAAAACCTGACGGATGAGATCATGAGTCAGGATGACGCCATCAGCAGATTGTCCAAAGAGAAAAAAGCCCTACAGGAAGCCCATCAGGCCACACTGGACGACCTGCAGGCCGAGGAGCAGAAGGTGAACATCCTCAGCAAGGCCAAAGCGAAGCTAGAGCAGCAGGTTGACGAG CTGGAAGGCTCCTTGGAGCATGAGAAGAAGGTCCGGATGGACCAGGAGAGAGCCAGGAGGAAGCTGGAGGGTGATCTGAAGCTAGCCCTGGACTCCATCATGGATCTGGAAAATGAGAAGCAGCAGCTGGACGAGAAGTTGAAAAA GAAAGACTTGGAGGCCACGCAGCTGCAGACCAAGGTTGAAGATGAACAAACGCTTGGTTCACAGATCCAGAAGAAAATCAAAGAGATCCTG GCCCGAACTGAAGAactggaggaggagatggaggtcGAGCGTGCCACTCGAGCCAAAGTGGAGAAGCAGAGGTCGGATCTGTCCCGAGAGCTGGAGGACATCACGGAGAGGCTGGAGGAGGCCGGAGCATCTACCGCCGCCCAGGTGGAGGTGAACAAAAAGCAGGAGGCGGAGTTCCTCAAACTCCGTCGGGAGCTGGAGGAGCGTTCGCTGCAGCACGAGGCCACGTCCGCCGCCCTGCGCAAGAAGCACGCGGACAGCGCGGCCGAGCTCGGGGAGCAGCTGGACAGCGTCCAGAGGGTCCGGCAGAAACTGGACAAAGAGAAGAGCGAGCTGAGGCTGGAGATGGATGACCTGTTGAGCAATTTGGAGGGCGTGGCCAAAGCCAAA GTTCATTTGGAGAAGATGTGTCGCTCCTTCGAAGATCAACTGAGCGAGGTGAAAGCCaaagaggagcagcagcagagaCTCATGAGCGACCTTTCCGGCCAAAACACCCGACTGCAGACGGAAAACG TTGAAATGTCTCACCagctggaggagaaggaggctCTTCTCTCGCAGCTCTCCCGGGGCAAGCAAGGCTTCCTCCAGCAGATTGAGGAGCTGAGAAGGCTTCACGAGGAGGAGGTGAAG GCAAAGATGGCGCTGGCCCACAGCCTGCAGTCCAGCCAACACGACGGTGAGCTCCTGAGggagcagctggaggaggagcaggaggccaGAGCGGAGCTCCATCGCTGCCTCTCCAAGGCCAACAGCGACGTGGCCCAGTGGAGGACCAAATACGAGACGGACGCCATCCAGCGTAACGAGGAACTGGAGGAAGCCAA GAAGAAGCTGGCGCTGCGTCTGCAAGAGGCAGAAGAAGCCATGGAAGCCGTCAACTCCAAGTGCTCTTCTCTGGAGAAGACCAAGCAGCGGCTGCAGGGAGAGGTGGAGGACCTGATGATGGAGGTTGAGAGGTCCAACGCCACTGCCACCACCTTGGACAAGAAGCAGAGACATTTTGATAAG GTTGTAGCCGAGTGGAAGCAGAAGTACGAGGAGGGTCAGGCAGAACTGGAGTCAGCGCTGAAAGACGTGCGGTCTTTAGGCACCGAGAACTTCAAGATGAGGAACACCTTGGAGGAATGCTTGGAGCACGTGGAGACACTCAAGCGGGAAAACAAGAACCTCCAAC AGGAGATTTTGGATCTCACGGAGCAGCTGggagaaatgggaaaaaacatCCATGAGCTGGAAAAATCCAAGAAGCAGGCCGAGCAGGAGAAGTTGGAAGCCCAGACGTCTCTGGAGGAGGCCGAGGTGAGCAGATGTTGTCCACAGCCTTGTCCATCTTTGCTCCTTGTGACCACTATTGTCTCTGTGCAGGCCTCCTTGGAGCACGAGGAGTCCAAGATCTTGCGAGTCCAGCTGGAGCTCAACCAGGTAAAGAGTGAAGTGGACAAGAAGATAGCCGAGAAGGATGAGGAGCTGGAGCAAATGAAGAGAAACAGTCAGCGGATGATCGACATCCTCCAAAGCAACCTGGATGCGGAAGTCAGGAGCAGGAATGACACATTTAGAGTCAGGAAGAAAATGGAGGGAGACCTCAACGAGATGGAGATCCAGCTGAGCCACGCCACCAGGCAGGCAGCAGAAGGCCAGAAACAGCTGAGGAACGTTCAAGTTCAGCTGAAGGTGAGCAACGTGCCAACATTAGGCCCGCACTCTCAATCAGCGCTTTGTGCTCCCACCCAGGAGGTCCAGGTTCAGCTGGATGACGTGCTGAGAAGCAAGGAGGACATGAATGAGCAGGTCGCCATGGCCGAGCGCAGGAGCAACCTCCTGCTGTCAGAAATGGAGGAAGTCAGAGCCGCCCTGGAACAGACGGAGAGGAGCCGCAAGCTGGCCGAGCAGGAGCTGCTGGACGCCGGGGAGAGGGTTCAGCTTCTCCACTCGCAG AACACCAGTTTGCTCAACAGCCGCAAGAAGCTGGAGGCGGACTTGTCTCACGTTCAAGGAGAGGTAGAAGACAGTGTCCAAACGGCCCAGAACGCAGAGGAGAAGGCCAAGAAGGCCATCACCGAC GCCGCCATGATGGCTGAAGAGCTGAAGAAGGAGCAGGACACCAGCGCCCACCTGGAGAGGATGAAGAAGAACCTGGAGACCACTGTCAAGGACCTGCAGCAGCGTCTGGATGAGGCTGAGAACATGGCCTTGAAGGGCGGGAAGAAGCAGCTCCAAAAACTGGAAGCCAGG GTGAGGGAGCTGGAAAGCGAGCTGGAGGTGGAGCAAAAACACGCGTCCGACGCCGTGAAAGGATCACGCAAGCTGGAACGCAAGATGAAGGACCTGACCTACCAG TCGGACGAGGACAGGAAGACCTCCATGAGGCTGCAGGAGCTGGTGGACAAGCTGCAGCTGAAGGTCAAAGCATACAAGCGGCAGGCTGAAGAAGCG GAGGAGCAAGCCAACGCCCACCTGACCAAACTCAGGAAGGTGCAGCATGAGCTGGAGGAGGCCGAGGAACGAGCCGACATCGCCGAGTCCCAGGTCAACAAGATGAAGGTCAAGAGTCGTGACATGGCCAAGGTACGACGGCTGCGGCGTACGGGCAGGTTTTACACACGCGCGGGTTAG